From a single Bactrocera dorsalis isolate Fly_Bdor unplaced genomic scaffold, ASM2337382v1 BdCtg141, whole genome shotgun sequence genomic region:
- the LOC105228080 gene encoding heat shock factor protein isoform X2, protein MANARSKIDGKTKQLGIEKIFYDDTQEERTTVTNSSKNKLSATKLKASIGHLEADQVKQEFLEKEQMHTFSETGAGVPAFLAKLWRLVDDPDTNHLICWNKDGRSFIIQNQAQFARELLPLNYKHNNMASFIRQLNMYGFHKITSIDNGGLKFDRDEMEFSHPCFKRNCPYLLEHIKRKIANTKSLDDKSGLKPEAVTKVLQDVKAMRGRQDSLDSRFSVMKQENEALWREIASLRQKHAKQQQIVNKLIQFLITIVQPSRNMTSVKRHMQLMIHDTPDNAKLRKKSESESECGPVIHELGEELLDEVADPDIDLMDASSPYGKMIPNNDTEGNGSPLNIERPHSSVSQGSQHYDFSNQSTDDAVNTAGTGPTCSSGGRSNVNAINNMTSQKIGMESDSSIIQSVNPDGSQIFYHVTEVPDAIDAHNNDVMPDASPSYSDENVLTTPMVREQMARSQQLKQRNKRRRKQLYGDDEDSTDITASMSKIRNVEGKRQSPLLIKSEKEPQIDPMSFLNDFPDDHNTHASVAGNLKENLVANRSSSSLLNAGNISTAAISPVSTANKSPLLGQSTNFYNSNEFITSEMPADIFEESPLISAEPNSYNQQQQKQQQQIQYGRTTANSGKFSSFVARSNNSGNGAAVSNRASTSAAAAANQFSNDDRQSNINSITSQQGKTINNGNNMSLAKYKSGGTGNEGIMRDEVNDHLDNVQDELESLKDLLRSDGYSLDANTLLGLFNDSDILGPFGLNLVNEPNNEKKGSELMSYQPMYDLSDIIDINDKNELESVDQANRPSSSRQLPQLEQQQREPPSGLNTPYNDYFANALEPSSTPRKIESATLSDSKTKHPN, encoded by the exons ATGGCAAACGCACGTAGTAAAATTGAcggaaaaacaaaacaactgggaatagaaaaaatattttatgacgaCACACAG gAAGAGAGAACTACTGTAACGAATTCatctaaaaacaaattaagtgcTACTAAACTAAAAGCGAGCATTGGACACTTAGAAGCCGATCAAGTTAAACAAGAATTTCTGGAAAAAGAACAAATGCACACTTTTAGTGAAACAGGCGCCGGTGTGCCGGCTTTCTTGGCTAAGTTATGGCGACTAGTGGATGATCCGGATACCAATCATCTCATTTGCTGGAATAAG gatGGTCGAagttttataattcaaaatcaaGCTCAGTTTGCTCGTGAATTGCTCCCTCTGAATTACAAGCATAACAACATGGCCAGTTTTATTCGGCAATTAAATATGT ATGGGTTCCACAAGATAACATCAATTGACAATGGTGGCCTAAAATTTGATCGGGATGAAATGGAATTCTCTCACCCATGCTTCAAGCGAAATTGTCCATATTTGCTTGAGCATATTAAGCGAAAAATCGCCAATACAAAAAGTCTAGATGACAAATCAGGTTTAAAGCCCGAAGCTGTCACGAAAGTGCTGCAAGATGTTAAAGCAATGCGTGGTAGACAGGATTCGCTTGACTCGCGTTTTTCTGTTATGAAGCAGGAAAATGAGGCTTTATGGAGAGAAATAGCCTCTCTGCGGCAAAAACATGCCAAGCAACAGCAAATTGTCAATAAA CtcatacaatttttaatcaCAATTGTTCAACCATCGCGCAACATGACAAGTGTAAAACGGCATATGCAGTTGATGATACATGATACACCGGATAATGCAAAACTTCGCAAAAAGAGTGAATCCGAATCTGAATGTGGACCAGTTATTCATGAGCTCGGTGAAGAGTTGCTTGACGAAGTTGCCGATCCTGACATTGATCTAAT GGATGCATCCAGTCCATATGGTAAAATGATTCCAAATAATGATACAGAAGGAAATGGATCACCGCTAAACATTGAGCGTCCCCATTCTAGTGTTAGCCAAGGATCCCAACACTACGACTTTTCGAATCAGAGTACGGATGACGCAGTTAACACTGCTGGGACTGGTCCGACTTGTAGCAGTGGTGGTAGGAGTAATGTAAATGCAATAAACAACATGACATCTCAGAAAATCGGTATGGAATCGGACTCATCAATTATACAGTCAGTAAATCCAGATGGATCGCAGATTTTCTATCACGTTACCGAGGTACCTGATGCAATAGACGCGCATAATAACGACGTCATGCCTGATGCATCGCCAAGTTACAGCGACGAGAACGTGTTGACTACACCAATGGTTCGTGAACAAATGGCACGCTCACAGCAGCTGAAACAAAGAAATAAGCGACGCCGTAAACAACTTTATGGTGATGATGAGGATTCAACAGATATCACCGCTTCAATGTCGAAGATAAGAAACGTTGAAGGAAAACGGCAGTCACCACTATTAATCAAAAGCGAGAAAGAGCCACAAATCGATCCAATGTCGTTCTTAAATGATTTTCCAGACGACCATAACACACATGCAAGCGTTGCCGGAAATCTTAAAGAAAATCTTGTAGCTAACCGCAGTAGTTCTAGTTTACTAAATGCTGGCAATATATCAACTGCTGCCATATCACCAGTCAGCACAGCTAACAAGAGTCCTCTACTAGGCCAATcgacaaatttttataattcaaatgAGTTTATTACATCCGAAATGCCTGCTGATATATTTGAG gaaTCTCCATTAATATCCGCTGAACCAAATAGTTATAATcagcaacaacagaaacaacagcaacaaatacaatATGGTCGAACAACGGCTAACAGTGGCAAGTTTTCTTCATTTGTTGCACGTAGTAATAATAGCGGCAACGGAGCAGCAGTTTCCAATAGGGCCTCAACTTCTGCTGCAGCTGCTGCCAACCAATTTAGCAACGACGACAGGCAGAGCAATATCAATTCTATAACCTCACAACAGGGAAAGACTATCAATAATGGAAATAATATGTCTTTAGCTAAATATAAAAGCGGTGGTACTGGCAATGAGGGAATTATGCG tgATGAAGTGAACGACCATTTGGATAATGTGCAGGATGAATTGGAGTCGCTTAAGGATTTGCTACGTAGTGATGGCTATTCGTTAGATGCAAATACTCTGTTGGGC ctATTCAATGATTCCGATATTTTAGGACCATTCGGTTTAAATTTGGTTAATGAACCCAACAATGAGAAAAAAG GTTCAGAGCTTATGTCCTACCAACCAATGTATGATCTTTCAGACATCATAGATATCAATGACAAAAATGAACTGGAat ctGTTGATCAAGCGAATAGACCAAGTAGTTCAAGGCAATTGCCTCAGTTGGAGCAACAACAAAGAGAGCCGCCAAGTGGACTGAACACACCATACAATGATTATTTTGCTAATGCACTTGAACCATCTAGCACACCGCGTAAAATAGAATCTGCAACTCTTTCTGATAGTAAAACTAAACACCCAAACTAA
- the LOC105228080 gene encoding heat shock factor protein isoform X3, which translates to MHTFSETGAGVPAFLAKLWRLVDDPDTNHLICWNKDGRSFIIQNQAQFARELLPLNYKHNNMASFIRQLNMYGFHKITSIDNGGLKFDRDEMEFSHPCFKRNCPYLLEHIKRKIANTKSLDDKSGLKPEAVTKVLQDVKAMRGRQDSLDSRFSVMKQENEALWREIASLRQKHAKQQQIVNKLIQFLITIVQPSRNMTSVKRHMQLMIHDTPDNAKLRKKSESESECGPVIHELGEELLDEVADPDIDLMDASSPYGKMIPNNDTEGNGSPLNIERPHSSVSQGSQHYDFSNQSTDDAVNTAGTGPTCSSGGRSNVNAINNMTSQKIGMESDSSIIQSVNPDGSQIFYHVTEVPDAIDAHNNDVMPDASPSYSDENVLTTPMVREQMARSQQLKQRNKRRRKQLYGDDEDSTDITASMSKIRNVEGKRQSPLLIKSEKEPQIDPMSFLNDFPDDHNTHASVAGNLKENLVANRSSSSLLNAGNISTAAISPVSTANKSPLLGQSTNFYNSNEFITSEMPADIFEESPLISAEPNSYNQQQQKQQQQIQYGRTTANSGKFSSFVARSNNSGNGAAVSNRASTSAAAAANQFSNDDRQSNINSITSQQGKTINNGNNMSLAKYKSGGTGNEGIMRDEVNDHLDNVQDELESLKDLLRSDGYSLDANTLLGNGDATNTNTTNRFSLSSQLDGEFLTKLFNDSDILGPFGLNLVNEPNNEKKGSELMSYQPMYDLSDIIDINDKNELESVDQANRPSSSRQLPQLEQQQREPPSGLNTPYNDYFANALEPSSTPRKIESATLSDSKTKHPN; encoded by the exons ATGCACACTTTTAGTGAAACAGGCGCCGGTGTGCCGGCTTTCTTGGCTAAGTTATGGCGACTAGTGGATGATCCGGATACCAATCATCTCATTTGCTGGAATAAG gatGGTCGAagttttataattcaaaatcaaGCTCAGTTTGCTCGTGAATTGCTCCCTCTGAATTACAAGCATAACAACATGGCCAGTTTTATTCGGCAATTAAATATGT ATGGGTTCCACAAGATAACATCAATTGACAATGGTGGCCTAAAATTTGATCGGGATGAAATGGAATTCTCTCACCCATGCTTCAAGCGAAATTGTCCATATTTGCTTGAGCATATTAAGCGAAAAATCGCCAATACAAAAAGTCTAGATGACAAATCAGGTTTAAAGCCCGAAGCTGTCACGAAAGTGCTGCAAGATGTTAAAGCAATGCGTGGTAGACAGGATTCGCTTGACTCGCGTTTTTCTGTTATGAAGCAGGAAAATGAGGCTTTATGGAGAGAAATAGCCTCTCTGCGGCAAAAACATGCCAAGCAACAGCAAATTGTCAATAAA CtcatacaatttttaatcaCAATTGTTCAACCATCGCGCAACATGACAAGTGTAAAACGGCATATGCAGTTGATGATACATGATACACCGGATAATGCAAAACTTCGCAAAAAGAGTGAATCCGAATCTGAATGTGGACCAGTTATTCATGAGCTCGGTGAAGAGTTGCTTGACGAAGTTGCCGATCCTGACATTGATCTAAT GGATGCATCCAGTCCATATGGTAAAATGATTCCAAATAATGATACAGAAGGAAATGGATCACCGCTAAACATTGAGCGTCCCCATTCTAGTGTTAGCCAAGGATCCCAACACTACGACTTTTCGAATCAGAGTACGGATGACGCAGTTAACACTGCTGGGACTGGTCCGACTTGTAGCAGTGGTGGTAGGAGTAATGTAAATGCAATAAACAACATGACATCTCAGAAAATCGGTATGGAATCGGACTCATCAATTATACAGTCAGTAAATCCAGATGGATCGCAGATTTTCTATCACGTTACCGAGGTACCTGATGCAATAGACGCGCATAATAACGACGTCATGCCTGATGCATCGCCAAGTTACAGCGACGAGAACGTGTTGACTACACCAATGGTTCGTGAACAAATGGCACGCTCACAGCAGCTGAAACAAAGAAATAAGCGACGCCGTAAACAACTTTATGGTGATGATGAGGATTCAACAGATATCACCGCTTCAATGTCGAAGATAAGAAACGTTGAAGGAAAACGGCAGTCACCACTATTAATCAAAAGCGAGAAAGAGCCACAAATCGATCCAATGTCGTTCTTAAATGATTTTCCAGACGACCATAACACACATGCAAGCGTTGCCGGAAATCTTAAAGAAAATCTTGTAGCTAACCGCAGTAGTTCTAGTTTACTAAATGCTGGCAATATATCAACTGCTGCCATATCACCAGTCAGCACAGCTAACAAGAGTCCTCTACTAGGCCAATcgacaaatttttataattcaaatgAGTTTATTACATCCGAAATGCCTGCTGATATATTTGAG gaaTCTCCATTAATATCCGCTGAACCAAATAGTTATAATcagcaacaacagaaacaacagcaacaaatacaatATGGTCGAACAACGGCTAACAGTGGCAAGTTTTCTTCATTTGTTGCACGTAGTAATAATAGCGGCAACGGAGCAGCAGTTTCCAATAGGGCCTCAACTTCTGCTGCAGCTGCTGCCAACCAATTTAGCAACGACGACAGGCAGAGCAATATCAATTCTATAACCTCACAACAGGGAAAGACTATCAATAATGGAAATAATATGTCTTTAGCTAAATATAAAAGCGGTGGTACTGGCAATGAGGGAATTATGCG tgATGAAGTGAACGACCATTTGGATAATGTGCAGGATGAATTGGAGTCGCTTAAGGATTTGCTACGTAGTGATGGCTATTCGTTAGATGCAAATACTCTGTTGGGC AACGGAGATGCTACAAACACGAATACAACCAATCGATTTTCCCTGTCATCACAGCTGGATGGGGAGTTTCTAACGAAG ctATTCAATGATTCCGATATTTTAGGACCATTCGGTTTAAATTTGGTTAATGAACCCAACAATGAGAAAAAAG GTTCAGAGCTTATGTCCTACCAACCAATGTATGATCTTTCAGACATCATAGATATCAATGACAAAAATGAACTGGAat ctGTTGATCAAGCGAATAGACCAAGTAGTTCAAGGCAATTGCCTCAGTTGGAGCAACAACAAAGAGAGCCGCCAAGTGGACTGAACACACCATACAATGATTATTTTGCTAATGCACTTGAACCATCTAGCACACCGCGTAAAATAGAATCTGCAACTCTTTCTGATAGTAAAACTAAACACCCAAACTAA
- the LOC105228080 gene encoding heat shock factor protein isoform X1, which produces MANARSKIDGKTKQLGIEKIFYDDTQEERTTVTNSSKNKLSATKLKASIGHLEADQVKQEFLEKEQMHTFSETGAGVPAFLAKLWRLVDDPDTNHLICWNKDGRSFIIQNQAQFARELLPLNYKHNNMASFIRQLNMYGFHKITSIDNGGLKFDRDEMEFSHPCFKRNCPYLLEHIKRKIANTKSLDDKSGLKPEAVTKVLQDVKAMRGRQDSLDSRFSVMKQENEALWREIASLRQKHAKQQQIVNKLIQFLITIVQPSRNMTSVKRHMQLMIHDTPDNAKLRKKSESESECGPVIHELGEELLDEVADPDIDLMDASSPYGKMIPNNDTEGNGSPLNIERPHSSVSQGSQHYDFSNQSTDDAVNTAGTGPTCSSGGRSNVNAINNMTSQKIGMESDSSIIQSVNPDGSQIFYHVTEVPDAIDAHNNDVMPDASPSYSDENVLTTPMVREQMARSQQLKQRNKRRRKQLYGDDEDSTDITASMSKIRNVEGKRQSPLLIKSEKEPQIDPMSFLNDFPDDHNTHASVAGNLKENLVANRSSSSLLNAGNISTAAISPVSTANKSPLLGQSTNFYNSNEFITSEMPADIFEESPLISAEPNSYNQQQQKQQQQIQYGRTTANSGKFSSFVARSNNSGNGAAVSNRASTSAAAAANQFSNDDRQSNINSITSQQGKTINNGNNMSLAKYKSGGTGNEGIMRDEVNDHLDNVQDELESLKDLLRSDGYSLDANTLLGNGDATNTNTTNRFSLSSQLDGEFLTKLFNDSDILGPFGLNLVNEPNNEKKGSELMSYQPMYDLSDIIDINDKNELESVDQANRPSSSRQLPQLEQQQREPPSGLNTPYNDYFANALEPSSTPRKIESATLSDSKTKHPN; this is translated from the exons ATGGCAAACGCACGTAGTAAAATTGAcggaaaaacaaaacaactgggaatagaaaaaatattttatgacgaCACACAG gAAGAGAGAACTACTGTAACGAATTCatctaaaaacaaattaagtgcTACTAAACTAAAAGCGAGCATTGGACACTTAGAAGCCGATCAAGTTAAACAAGAATTTCTGGAAAAAGAACAAATGCACACTTTTAGTGAAACAGGCGCCGGTGTGCCGGCTTTCTTGGCTAAGTTATGGCGACTAGTGGATGATCCGGATACCAATCATCTCATTTGCTGGAATAAG gatGGTCGAagttttataattcaaaatcaaGCTCAGTTTGCTCGTGAATTGCTCCCTCTGAATTACAAGCATAACAACATGGCCAGTTTTATTCGGCAATTAAATATGT ATGGGTTCCACAAGATAACATCAATTGACAATGGTGGCCTAAAATTTGATCGGGATGAAATGGAATTCTCTCACCCATGCTTCAAGCGAAATTGTCCATATTTGCTTGAGCATATTAAGCGAAAAATCGCCAATACAAAAAGTCTAGATGACAAATCAGGTTTAAAGCCCGAAGCTGTCACGAAAGTGCTGCAAGATGTTAAAGCAATGCGTGGTAGACAGGATTCGCTTGACTCGCGTTTTTCTGTTATGAAGCAGGAAAATGAGGCTTTATGGAGAGAAATAGCCTCTCTGCGGCAAAAACATGCCAAGCAACAGCAAATTGTCAATAAA CtcatacaatttttaatcaCAATTGTTCAACCATCGCGCAACATGACAAGTGTAAAACGGCATATGCAGTTGATGATACATGATACACCGGATAATGCAAAACTTCGCAAAAAGAGTGAATCCGAATCTGAATGTGGACCAGTTATTCATGAGCTCGGTGAAGAGTTGCTTGACGAAGTTGCCGATCCTGACATTGATCTAAT GGATGCATCCAGTCCATATGGTAAAATGATTCCAAATAATGATACAGAAGGAAATGGATCACCGCTAAACATTGAGCGTCCCCATTCTAGTGTTAGCCAAGGATCCCAACACTACGACTTTTCGAATCAGAGTACGGATGACGCAGTTAACACTGCTGGGACTGGTCCGACTTGTAGCAGTGGTGGTAGGAGTAATGTAAATGCAATAAACAACATGACATCTCAGAAAATCGGTATGGAATCGGACTCATCAATTATACAGTCAGTAAATCCAGATGGATCGCAGATTTTCTATCACGTTACCGAGGTACCTGATGCAATAGACGCGCATAATAACGACGTCATGCCTGATGCATCGCCAAGTTACAGCGACGAGAACGTGTTGACTACACCAATGGTTCGTGAACAAATGGCACGCTCACAGCAGCTGAAACAAAGAAATAAGCGACGCCGTAAACAACTTTATGGTGATGATGAGGATTCAACAGATATCACCGCTTCAATGTCGAAGATAAGAAACGTTGAAGGAAAACGGCAGTCACCACTATTAATCAAAAGCGAGAAAGAGCCACAAATCGATCCAATGTCGTTCTTAAATGATTTTCCAGACGACCATAACACACATGCAAGCGTTGCCGGAAATCTTAAAGAAAATCTTGTAGCTAACCGCAGTAGTTCTAGTTTACTAAATGCTGGCAATATATCAACTGCTGCCATATCACCAGTCAGCACAGCTAACAAGAGTCCTCTACTAGGCCAATcgacaaatttttataattcaaatgAGTTTATTACATCCGAAATGCCTGCTGATATATTTGAG gaaTCTCCATTAATATCCGCTGAACCAAATAGTTATAATcagcaacaacagaaacaacagcaacaaatacaatATGGTCGAACAACGGCTAACAGTGGCAAGTTTTCTTCATTTGTTGCACGTAGTAATAATAGCGGCAACGGAGCAGCAGTTTCCAATAGGGCCTCAACTTCTGCTGCAGCTGCTGCCAACCAATTTAGCAACGACGACAGGCAGAGCAATATCAATTCTATAACCTCACAACAGGGAAAGACTATCAATAATGGAAATAATATGTCTTTAGCTAAATATAAAAGCGGTGGTACTGGCAATGAGGGAATTATGCG tgATGAAGTGAACGACCATTTGGATAATGTGCAGGATGAATTGGAGTCGCTTAAGGATTTGCTACGTAGTGATGGCTATTCGTTAGATGCAAATACTCTGTTGGGC AACGGAGATGCTACAAACACGAATACAACCAATCGATTTTCCCTGTCATCACAGCTGGATGGGGAGTTTCTAACGAAG ctATTCAATGATTCCGATATTTTAGGACCATTCGGTTTAAATTTGGTTAATGAACCCAACAATGAGAAAAAAG GTTCAGAGCTTATGTCCTACCAACCAATGTATGATCTTTCAGACATCATAGATATCAATGACAAAAATGAACTGGAat ctGTTGATCAAGCGAATAGACCAAGTAGTTCAAGGCAATTGCCTCAGTTGGAGCAACAACAAAGAGAGCCGCCAAGTGGACTGAACACACCATACAATGATTATTTTGCTAATGCACTTGAACCATCTAGCACACCGCGTAAAATAGAATCTGCAACTCTTTCTGATAGTAAAACTAAACACCCAAACTAA